The genomic DNA TCTTGTCAGTTGCTGAATCGTATCCTGATGGGTTTGCCAGTATTTAAACAGGTACTCTTCGCTGCCCCAGGCCAGAAAAATTTTTCCCATTGCCGAACAGTACAACGGCATATGCTGACCGATATAGGCGCGGGTGCGCATCATGCCCGTCGTCGGCTCTAATTTATTAATGAGTACAGCATGGTCATCTTCACGGCTGGAGAAGTTCACGGTTTCACCGACATCCAGATTCAGTTTTTCCAGATGCTGTCCGGCAACGTGAATAATATTAAGCGATGACAGCGCCTTCTGACCGACTGAAATAAACTTGGTGGTTAAGCGATAGCTTCCGGGGGAAGGTGCCTGGGTCACGTATCCACTGCTGTGCAACCCCTGCAGAAGGCGGTGCACGGTGCTTTTGTTCATTCCGGACAGTTCAGAAAGATGGGCCAGCGGGCAACCGTTAGGATAATTACTCAGCAACTCAATTAAATGCAGGCCACGAAACAGGCTCTGTGTCCCTGATGGCTTTTCGCTCTTCATATCCTTTTCTTTATCCACTTTCACCGCCATCCACCTGTCCTCTCCGTTTTTTACTGCCTGAACCCGCTAACGCATGATGTTAACTCATGACATACCTGCAGGGAATCTTAAGCTTTTTTAGTGTGGCTGGACACGTCGGTTACGTCCTGACAGAAATGCGCCGTTCATCACAAATTCAAAACAATATTTTAACCTGCTGTTTCTGCTGCAGAAATATCCATGCTGCTTCTTTGCTTTTCCCCCGCGTCAGGAATAGTATTTTTTGGAATGCTATTTCACATGTTGAAATCAGCAATGAGCGGTCGCCGCTCTTGCTGCCGATACTCACCAGGCGTCACGGGAGGCAGGAATGCAACCTCATCCGGATAAACCGGTTCTTACACTCAGCCATATCACTAAACGCTTCGGCGGTAACGCCGCGGTTAACGATGTGAGCCTGGAGGTCTTCCCCGGCGAAGTGGTAGCACTTCTGGGGGAAAACGGCGCAGGTAAATCCACGCTGATCAAAGTGCTGGCTGGCGTGTACACCAGCGATGAAGGGCAGATAACCTTTCAGGGCAATGTCACAGCATCCGCCGCCGCGCTGAAAACCGCAACCACTCAACCCATTGCGTTTATACATCAGGATTTGGGACTGATTGAGTGGATGACCGTGGCGGAAAATATGGCGCTGGTCATGGGATTCAGCCGCCGTTTCGGTCTGGTTAACTGGCGGGCGGTGCGTGAACGCGCGCGTCTGGCCCTGGAAGAAGTGGGTATTCAGCTGGATCCCGATGCACGCGTCTTTGAACTGTCGCGCACGGAGAAGTCGCTGCTGGCGATTGCCCGTGCGGTGGCAGTGAACGCGGAAGTGCTGGTGCTGGATGAACCGACCGCCTCGCTGCCTGCCAATGACGTGCGTCATCTGTTTAGCGTGATTGAACGCCTGAAAAGCCGCAACGTCGGCATGATTTATGTGACACATCGCCTGGATGAGGTGATTGAGATTGCCGATCGTATCTGCGTGATGCGTGACGGCAAACGCGTGGCGGAGGGTGTAACGGCAGATTACAAGCTTCACGACCTGGTCGAGATGA from Pantoea sp. Lij88 includes the following:
- a CDS encoding IclR family transcriptional regulator gives rise to the protein MAVKVDKEKDMKSEKPSGTQSLFRGLHLIELLSNYPNGCPLAHLSELSGMNKSTVHRLLQGLHSSGYVTQAPSPGSYRLTTKFISVGQKALSSLNIIHVAGQHLEKLNLDVGETVNFSSREDDHAVLINKLEPTTGMMRTRAYIGQHMPLYCSAMGKIFLAWGSEEYLFKYWQTHQDTIQQLTRNTITTLPEMQQELKDILQQRTAMDREENELGVTCIAAPVFDIQQRVPYAVSVSLPTAKLQLIGAKNLTAKVVATAQAISEELGSKV